One genomic window of Manihot esculenta cultivar AM560-2 chromosome 16, M.esculenta_v8, whole genome shotgun sequence includes the following:
- the LOC110603669 gene encoding GLABROUS1 enhancer-binding protein-like codes for MAPKRSTPLDDPPAASSEEEEESSSGEEEDGEEEEGSSSEEEGTQGKPQKPSSQPASQIQTAKPVHKKPDSESESDESDSESDSDADRPNHARDATVKPIASKPMEETPTKTTKLRSKPSASSSATAKSTAAVKRASESDRDPKDSKRGKKKDSESDGVVEKSEDTKKQLFQRLWSEDDEIAVLKGIIDFTEKKGTDPSKDMTSFHDFIKKSLHFDVSLSQLKDKVWRLKKKFENHVSKGKKGEDKTFSKAHDQKSFDLSKKIWGSEAISGGGVDLGVKSNGKAKKNGGNNQRSKSFATLKAELGLDVEETEKVDKMEVETESHSSLKQILQFDRTVSVAGMEECVVKRGLDMLEGAKKAEMEEKWRQLHVAELELFLKRNELIREQAKLMLAAYKTE; via the coding sequence ATGGCACCAAAACGATCTACTCCCCTGGATGATCCACCGGCTGCTTCTtctgaagaagaagaggaaagctccagtggagaagaagaagacggagaagaggaagagggatcTTCATCTGAAGAAGAAGGAACTCAGGGAAAGCCGCAAAAACCCTCTTCTCAACCAGCGTCACAGATACAAACTGCAAAACCAGTTCACAAGAAGCCTGATTCCGAATCCGAGTCTGATGAGTCTGACTCTGAATCCGACTCCGATGCTGACCGACCTAATCATGCCCGTGACGCCACTGTCAAGCCCATCGCTTCTAAGCCCATGGAGGAGACTCCTACCAAAACCACGAAGCTTAGATCTAAACCCTCGGCATCAAGTTCAGCTACCGCGAAGTCAACGGCCGCGGTGAAAAGGGCCAGTGAGAGTGATCGCGACCCAAAAGACTCTAAGCGGGGCAAGAAGAAGGATTCGGAATCTGATGGAGTTGTTGAGAAGTCCGAGGATACGAAGAAACAGCTGTTTCAGCGGCTCTGGAGCGAGGATGATGAGATTGCGGTGTTAAAAGGCATCATTGATTTCACTGAAAAGAAAGGAACTGACCCTTCGAAGGATATGACCTCGTTTCATGATTTCATTAAGAAATCGCTTCACTTTGATGTCTCTTTAAGCCAGTTGAAGGATAAGGTTTGGAGATTAAAGAAGAAATTTGAGAACCATGTGAGCAAAGGGAAAAAGGGTGAAGATAAGACATTTTCGAAGGCTCATGACCAGAAATCCTTCGATTTGTCAAAAAAGATATGGGGTAGTGAAGCAATTAGTGGGGGAGGAGTTGATTTGGGTGTTAAGTCTAATGGCAAAGCAAAGAAGAATGGCGGCAATAATCAGAGAAGCAAGAGTTTTGCTACATTGAAGGCTGAACTGGGTTTGGACGTCGAGGAGACTGAGAAGGTTGATAAGATGGAGGTTGAGACTGAAAGCCATTCTAGTCTGAAACAGATTTTACAGTTTGATAGGACTGTGAGTGTAGCAGGAATGGAGGAGTGTGTGGTAAAGAGGGGACTGGATATGTTGGAGGGAGCGAAAAAGGCTGAGATGGAAGAAAAATGGAGGCAGTTGCATGTTGCTGAATTGGAGCTGTTTCTGAAGAGGAATGAGTTGATAAGGGAGCAGGCAAAGCTGATGCTGGCTGCATATAAGACTGAGTAG